In the genome of Dryobates pubescens isolate bDryPub1 chromosome 18, bDryPub1.pri, whole genome shotgun sequence, one region contains:
- the NDUFA1 gene encoding NADH dehydrogenase [ubiquinone] 1 alpha subcomplex subunit 1 — protein sequence MWYEILPGMAIMGVCLSIPGLSTVYMHRWLNGGKEKRIARYPYQWTVMERDRRLSGVNKYYVSKGLENLD from the exons ATGTGGTACGAGATCCTGCCCGGCATGGCCATCATGGGCGTATGCCTCAGCATCCCCGGCCTCTCTACTGTCTACATGCACCGCTGGTTGAACGGCGGCAAG GAGAAGAGGATCGCCCGCTATCCCTACCAGTGGACCGTGATGGAGAGAGACAGGCGGCTGTCGGGTGTCAACAAGTACTACGTGTCCAAG ggtctggagaacttgGACTAA